Genomic window (Erythrolamprus reginae isolate rEryReg1 chromosome 3, rEryReg1.hap1, whole genome shotgun sequence):
tccaacggtctctctcagacaactttgtctttcgaccagacctgtgcttagctgaggacattttcccttctctttcaaaagcagtcattacttttgagatattacctcttgaaacgccaaacatttgggcactttctgttacgcTAGCGCATGCCATTCAAGCAATTtgtcctctttgaaagtctgagaggtctgccatttctaaaaggttataaccaattttcttacatttctgtaaaaaaaatgtagtttaaaaaaccatatcaaataacagatttttttttttaaaaatcattaaaatatgtcaagttttgattgatttgaacatgttcaaacatgatgccaaaaagtgaagtgtttccatctttttgtccacccctgtatatTTTCTGAATACATAGAAAACTGCTCTTCCAAAGACATCTGCTATTATTTAACGATAtcttgattttataaaatatctcctcctatatttatataaaaatgacaataaatcTATCACGTGATTTGTATTGTAACAATCAATGTAGCTATTATAGCTTTATTCCATTCCAATAGCAGTCCTAAAAATTAGTAAGTCAATCACAATTAATGTATTGAAAGTATTGAAACAAATTCTCAGGTAAATAACAGAACTGAAGAAAGATCCTATTGCCAAAcatttcaagatataatatagAAAATATGAAATCAAAGGATCAAGCGACTCTTGCAAGTGAAGAGACATGTTACCACCTGAGATATTGTGGCGTCTTCAAGACCAATTAGCCTTCGTAAACCTTCTTCTCCAAATTTATCCAATGGTCCTTCACATCACCAAGCTATTGGCTATTACATCATCTAATGAATTCGGCATTTGGTTATATGTTGTGTGAAGAATTAATTCTTTCATCTGCTCCAAACCTTCTTTCAATTATCCAGCCAATGTTACTGAATAACCCATCTTAGTACTTTCTGAGGAAGAGAAACATCTCCCTGTCCATTTCCTCTACATCTTGTATAATTTTACTCAGCCTGATTCTGTCCTTCTAAGTTGATTTTTTCAAGCTAAAGAATCCTATATCGCCTTTCCTTGCACAGTACATGTTTGAATTGCTTGGTCATTTTTGATCCTTTTCtacatcttttccagcccttatATTTTGTTTCAAATCGCATGGCCCAAAATGCAGCTGGACCATAAATTGAAACTAGGCTGgcaaattttattttctctcccttCTAGATGTCTAGTATGAATTTTGGCTGAAAGATAGCAATTAAGTTGGTCAATTACAGGAAAATGAGATAATTATTTTAAACAGGAAAAAATTAGAGTGAATAGTGCTTCCTGTCCCAAGCTATTCCAGATTATCACATATCAGCATTTGAAATAGAAGATGAATGATAAATGAAAGCAAGCTTGTTCACATTTTGGCCATTATGTATATTAGAAGAGACCTGGTGCAGCATTAATAGAACAAGCATAATTGAACAACTGAAGTGATTCTTGTAATTAAACAAGAATACATATAGAAACGATAAACATGGTCAAGTTTTTAGTGAGGATCGAATCAGATATTTAGAGAATTAAGAACTCAGAATGTGAagctctcattaaaaaaaaacatacctgCCAACTGATGATCCATTGACTGAATTCTGGAGAGTTGAAGTTGCTGTGCCAACAGGAGCGTTAAAAACTCCCTGCTGTGTGGAACTAGCATtgactggacttccattgccttTCAGTATTCCAGTGCACTTCCAGTTATCCATATAATTAGCTAAATGGAAATACACAAATCCCATTTGAATGTTTAGCAAAACGTTTCACTTATATGTTACAGTTAATATACAGGCTGTCTGGAAAATGTTGGGAATTGAATACTGCTATATCGAATATTCAGATTATAATTATCCAAAAGAGTAGAAATAAAAGAATTACATTTGCCATGGGAAAACTCTCTGCCTAATAATTAATGAATTTATCAATTTACTGAGTTAGATgacttaaaattaaaatgaaatttcagagAATGCTCATTGACAAAGACCAATAAATAGAAGTTCAAGGCATTGCTGTTGGAAAAGGGATGCTTTTGCCCTCATTGGTCTCAGCATGAACTGGCAAACATCTAGACCAGGCCTGCACAATTGGCTTGACGGCATTTTTTAAAAGGTCAGTAAATTCACTGTTCCTGCTCCCAAAGATATAGCTTTATTGATATTGGCTATgctaacagaatcttgcaagtccgactaaatttcctttcttccttcccattgcCAAAGTTGTGAGGAAGTCAGTCAGAATCCCTTCCTCTTCAAAGCATGATTTTGCACATACTGTTATCTTAATATTTTTTGGATAACTTCTCCGTGGTTATCACCTTtcgcatcttatttatttttggatAGACCACAACTCATTAATAAATGCATCAGGTTGCATTACTATACTATCCAATTCCATTATTTCTAACTTCTGAAGCAAAGATGTTTCAGAGAGCAGAGGCCCGCTGCAGAAAAAGCCTGCCTTCTAGTCCCTGTCAGCAAACATTCTTTGGCTAGCGGGATCTGCCGCATGCCCATCCTATTTATCTTGTTACAGGGTAGAACCTCTGGAAGAAAGGTGAACCCTCAGGAACCCTggtccctgttgtggttagctctagccctgctcctgccacaaggacagtggctgtgggggagacatccacatgctgcaggcctgtttcccccccccccccgtggaatctgctgatgaaggctcctctgaccaagaagacatgagtgacagggaggaggagagtggggcagacagctcagagggagatcaattatctagctcctccttggattcagaacaagagttaatgatacagccacgcatgtggagagcgatgcataggcaacaacaactgagagattattatcaaagaaaatgaggccacctgtggttgggtggggctgtggtaattagtgaggctgctataaatagcagcctgtgggtttggccattgtggaggattatctgatcatggtgtttcgtgactgctttactgactttgaccttttgtgtgctgatttttccccgttttgaaactaaaccagagcaaagtgtgtttcactttgtgaaagaaggactgtgaattgcctcacagctgcaagctaagtatcacagaactgataaggaacttgtacaaattaccagtttgtttggagaccagtgctctttgctataccaaaagagggcttggtttaagtgaattttcattataaagaacattgttttgaattttcaaacgtgtgtgtgtctgaaattgtatctgtgcatttttgggaggattctaccagagagctcgacagaacagtcccaagccatgtagggctttatattcaccagcatcttgaattgcacccggAAACACGCTGCAATGTGGCAGGATAGGCAGTTATGTATGCCCCAAGAATGCCACATATTGCATCTCTGTTCCATGAGCTGCAATGGTTGCCAATTAGCTTCCAGCTACAATTGAAGGTGCTGATTTTGATCTTCATGGCATGCATCAGATTGAGGGGACTACCTCTTCTCAATTATATCATCAGATCCCACTAGAGCAGAAGAAATACACTGTGGGTTCTATCTGCTAAGGAGTTATATCTAGCAGGATATAGGAGATAGCATTTCTGCTATGGGCCCTGTTCTGTGTAATATTGTCCCACTTCCCCCACCCAAGGTGAGAATGGATTTTTCTCTGCCATCTTTCCAGAAACCTCTCAAAAATTGAATATATCAACAGGCCCGGTGGTCTCAAGGGAATGGTGAACTGCTGAGGTATGTTTGGAATATCCAATGATCATACTTaacctttttaaaataatcagtATTGTAATTGTACtgtgtttaaatattttattttatggttttacTCTATGCTTCAGTGTCGCCTTGATtagatgagtgagtgagtgagtgagtgagtgagggagggaggaaggaaggaaggaaggaaggaaggaagatgcttACCCTTCCAAAGCCTTACACATCCATCATCACCTGAAGATGCAAGTACTGTGCCAGTTATATTCCAGCTGACACGCCAGACTTGGGAATTGTGATGATCAAACTGGGCCACTAACTGAACTTCAAATTTTGTCAATCCAGATGAAGTACTCAGTTCTTTTCTATAAAAAAAAGTACACACCTGAATTGTACTTTAATGTACTCAATCATGCTACTTTTAGATATATGGTATGTTGTTTAATTTCAACCtattaataataaagaaatcaTTTGAAAAAATCAGAGTAAAACATTGCATAGAACTTAATTTTCCCTTTATGGCCTGCAACAAAATAATTACTAAAGAGCTAATTGCTAAATAAAATTACTACCAATAGATTACTAGATTATCTCATCCTTGAGAACAGTTGTGCATAAATGTTTTATATTAAAGGACTTGCTTGAAAAACATACCTTAGAGGTTTTAATGTGAATATCCGTACATCTTTGGTAGCTACTGCCAATATATGGAATGATCTTCCAAGGTTTGGAGCAAAGGCAATGTCATGCACAGGATCTGTGACTGTCATAAGGGTTTCCGCTTTTGCATACTTCCTGAGTAACATATAAACAGAgtatttattcttttatataaCATACATTACAGTCCAGAGTtaccttttgggggggaaaagggCATTTCTTGGCTGTATGGTTAACTAGTCAAGTATCTTCACtgccatgtatatatatatatatgaattgtaagctgcccagagtcattgactgagatggataactggaaatgaaatgaaatagagtGGATTCTCACTATAGCTATACTATAAAACCAAAAACATATCAAGAACTACTGCATGCTAAacatttaatatatttcattaCTATTTAGTCATTTTTACTCATACTTCAATGTTTCAGCAATATCACCACATATTTAATTATAATAGCCATTTTTTCCTCTCACCTGGTATTTTCATTGTATTCATATATCTGCACTTTAGCCAATATATTAGGACTACCATCATCACTTCCTACAGCTATCATAGGAGCATGGGCACGAGaactacaatttaaaaagaaatatgctTAAACAACATTTTTACTTATAAGAACTATAAAAGAATTAGTCTAAAACAACTATGGATAATAAATCCAACATTCTCCATGTGTTATTCATAGCTTAAATTCACATACAAGAATGAAATTAAATGGGGGGGTTTTCTTAGTAGTACATTCTGAGATACTTTTGATTGAAAATAATTTTCCAGAGCCTTAAACAAAGTCACTTATATCTCTGCTGACTGATCCTTCAATTATATATCCAAATTTTCTTCCAGTTCTAACATCTTTATAATAAAAGCTATAATTTTATATGTCAATTACAGAAAAAAGATGCATATTAATTAGTTTCAAActaagagagatttttttcatgATTCAGTAGTTTTTCTGAAGAATTAATAACTTACCTTGAAGGATTCCAAGAAATACAACTGCAGCTTAATTTACATGAAATTTCATGCTGAAGTGACCACTGACTAAGATTCATAACATCCGGAGCTTCATATATTCTAACGACCCCATCTGCTGAACATGTTGCTAACATAAGACCCATATGTTTGGGTGCAAATTTGACATCAGTAACTGATGTCCTACTATCAACCAAAGTAGTCCTCTTTACCTAAAAATACAGCAGTTGTAAGAAAATTATTAGAAGTATGGTTATTATTGCACATAtaatttatagtttgaaaaacaagGATTTTGTATTAGAAATCTTTAATTTAAAGCtacaaagttaaaaagaaaataaatatgattGCTTAATATTTCAAAATGgcttatggaaatatattattcccagaagaggggaaaaaacagagtgctagaagcaaaaattaatattaagggatctcttgaaaaataaaattctgatCCATTTTAAAGAGGTTAATTGGAAAGCCAGCAGAGAGTTCCCTTTGATACACAAAGGGAATCCCATACCACTATCAGTAGGTCAACTGGGGATGGCTGGGGTAAGGAATGGCAACCAAAAAAGCAAAGATGGGGGAGTTATGGACTGAATGCTGCAGTCATAAACATGGACCAAATTTTTACCACATTAATGCAAGAGAATTGCTACAGCTATAAGTCTGAGAACTGGTCATAAACTCAATTCATTCAGCACTACTGTAAATGgttgctgaacaaatggttgttaagtagcAACCAATTGTGTAAAAACAAAATTCTGCTAGGATTTTTACTTCAATTCTAACTTCTTGCACAAATGAAGCATATACTAATCACAGTGATTCATAATGAGATTTTGCAAGAGAAATAGGAAAGAAAATgacaaatatttgaatattttgttTGCTAAATTATACTGTTATCAAGGATATCATAGATTCTAAATATTCCAAACTCTCTAGTTTTCAAAACTTACCCAGTGACTTTGTCCCCGAAGTTTATCATTTGATTCCCCTACTATTTCTTCCCAAACAGCAGCTGTTCTATCAAAAGAGCAAGAAGCCAAGACCTGTCCAAATTCTGGATGAGCCCATGTCACACGCCACACAGATCCACTGTGCGTCTACAGAATTAAGATAAATTAAAATTACAGTGAATGAATTAGTGCTTTGATCTAACCATATTAATTTACTAAACACTTTTCCTCTATGTAACAAATAAACGTAATTGCAAAAGGAAGAATTGGAACCGTACTTAGAACCTTTTTAGCAACAATTAAGCAAAGTAGTAAGCAAAAGAGAAAACAAAGCTAAAAAGACAGCAATAATAGACAATGCATCTAGGCTATATGTAATGAAAAATAGGCTACACTTTTTATTAAAGGACATTATAGAAGACAGAAGAAAGGTGTATCAGGGAAGAACACAGGTCGCATATTATGGTAGAACTTTTTGGCCTCCCTAACTTGCGGCATGCAAAAGTTCCACTAATTTCTGAATGCTAAATTGTATATAGATGCAAGTAAGCAAGGGTAGAATCTTCATGGGGCTAGCAATTCTAGCAATGGTCAATTTTCTATCAGTCAAATCAATGGAAGCTTCTGTTTTAAAGATTCTAAATATGAGAAATATGACCTGATAtagcaaatccaataaaatataaGGTTTCAAGGTAGAAATTCAGCACTATGACTTTGGTGAAGTGAAACATCACAGAGGTTGACCctgcatttaaaataaaacaacctGTAATGAGAATAAGCAATGTGTCTGTGGCCATTAGCAAAGATGCACGCAATCCACAAATAAGCCGCCTTACTTTGTTTGCTATAGTATCTAGAGCACTAGGGGGAAAGTAAGAAATACCAATTGCCCTATTGGAAAATGGTGATATCCTCATGCAGACAATATTATGAAAATGCAAGCTGTAATAATGGCAGCCATGGTGTAAACGTCTCCTAAAACATATTCTCAAAATTCTATTTGTATCCATTAGTCCAAAAATTAAGATGGGCAGTTTTCAATAACTACAGCCAAACAGATCACCCAGATCCAAAAAAACCACTTTTAGGATTGCAGTTGTGCCCAAAAATATAGAGCCACCTGAATAGAATCAGGACATGCCATACCAGAACTAATGGCAAAATTGTTTAAGTGGGGAATGGCCCAGAGCCCACAATAACTGTGATGCACTGGAACAAACTACAGTATAATAAATACAATTCTCCTCAGGAAATTTCACGACACCTGGAATTATCTCATTGCAGCCATACCAGAAGTCACACCAGAAATCTTTCCTAGATATTGAATTATGACGTCTGTTCCATTGCAATTCTTTGGCTCCATATTATGGTGATTTTACTATGGTTTTatcttaattttatattttatctccTATATTGTATTGCTCACATGTCTAAAATAGGTAGTTTTccacttacaatagttcatttcatgactgttcaaagttacaaaggcactgaaaaaaatgactgatgacctttttcacatttacaacactTGTGGCAACTCCATGGTCTcatgataaaaattcagaagctgggcaattgactcatatttatgacagttacagaGTCCAAGGATTATGCCATCTCCTTTTACaaccctctgacaagcaaagtcaatgggaaagccggcttcacttaaccatgttactaacttaacaactgcagtgattcacttaacaactgtggcaagaaaggtcataaaatggggcaaaactcatttaaaaacTCACAACaggcattttgggctcaattggggttataggccaggggtgtcaaactcaatttcattgagggccacatcaaggttgtgtttgacctcgcgGGACAGGGTGGATATGGCCAGGGCAGGTATGGGCAGCTCAACATCACCTGTGTCGGCAgtgtctgtg
Coding sequences:
- the SEH1L gene encoding nucleoporin SEH1 isoform X1 produces the protein MFVARSIAADHRDLIHDVSFDFHGRRMATCSSDQSVKVWDKGENGEWHCTASWKTHSGSVWRVTWAHPEFGQVLASCSFDRTAAVWEEIVGESNDKLRGQSHWVKRTTLVDSRTSVTDVKFAPKHMGLMLATCSADGVVRIYEAPDVMNLSQWSLQHEISCKLSCSCISWNPSSSRAHAPMIAVGSDDGSPNILAKVQIYEYNENTRKYAKAETLMTVTDPVHDIAFAPNLGRSFHILAVATKDVRIFTLKPLRKELSTSSGLTKFEVQLVAQFDHHNSQVWRVSWNITGTVLASSGDDGCVRLWKANYMDNWKCTGILKGNGSPVNASSTQQGVFNAPVGTATSTLQNSVNGSSVGRNVRKLVITF
- the SEH1L gene encoding nucleoporin SEH1 isoform X3, which gives rise to MFVARSIAADHRDLIHDVSFDFHGRRMATCSSDQSVKVWDKGENGEWHCTASWKTHSGSVWRVTWAHPEFGQVLASCSFDRTAAVWEEIVGESNDKLRGQSHWVKRTTLVDSRTSVTDVKFAPKHMGLMLATCSADGVVRIYEAPDVMNLSQWSLQHEISCKLSCSCISWNPSSSRAHAPMIAVGSDDGSPNILAKVQIYEYNENTRKYAKAETLMTVTDPVHDIAFAPNLGRSFHILAVATKDVRIFTLKPLRKELSTSSGLTKFEVQLVAQFDHHNSQVWRVSWNITGTVLASSGDDGCVRLWKANYMDNWKCTGILKGNGSPVNASSTQQGVFNAPVGTATSTLQNSVNGSSVGRYFFPSLDSPWAGSRWSSYAQLLPPPPPPPPLPPLIEHSCDADTANIQYPHPRRRYISRPLKLLREHEGV
- the SEH1L gene encoding nucleoporin SEH1 isoform X2, coding for MFVARSIAADHRDLIHDVSFDFHGRRMATCSSDQSVKVWDKGENGEWHCTASWKTHSGSVWRVTWAHPEFGQVLASCSFDRTAAVWEEIVGESNDKLRGQSHWVKRTTLVDSRTSVTDVKFAPKHMGLMLATCSADGVVRIYEAPDVMNLSQWSLQHEISCKLSCSCISWNPSSSRAHAPMIAVGSDDGSPNILAKVQIYEYNENTRKYAKAETLMTVTDPVHDIAFAPNLGRSFHILAVATKDVRIFTLKPLRKELSTSSGLTKFEVQLVAQFDHHNSQVWRVSWNITGTVLASSGDDGCVRLWKANYMDNWKCTGILKGNGSPVNASSTQQGVFNAPVGTATSTLQNSVNGSSVGRKHS